The region GCCGGACGCCGCGCGACCGCCCGGCCCACGGCCCCGCGCACCGGTCCGCCGCGCGGCCCGTGGCCGATATCCGGGGCGCCGCGCCCCCCACTCCTCGCCCGACTGTCGGTGCCGCGCGCGTAGGTGCGTGCCCCGCCGCCGACGCCCACCGGAGTCCGCGGCAGTGCCCTCACCCCGCCCAGATCACCACCGACTTCGTCTCGAGGTGTTTCTCCCCATGCGTACCCACTCCCGCCGCACCCTGTTCGGTGCGGGTATCGCCGTCGCCGGCAGCGGTCTGCTGTCCGCCTGCGCCACCGGCAAGACCGGCTCCGGCATGGACGGCATGAACGGCATGTACGGCACCGCCCCCTCCACCGGCCCGGACGGCCGCACACCGTCCGGCTATGTCTCGCCCGACGGCCCGGAGGTCGCCGAGGCCGAGCGCAGGCGGGGCTCCGGTCCCGTACGCCGCTTCTCGCTGACCGCCACCGAGACCCGGCTCGACCTGGGCGGCCGTACCGTCCACACCTGGGCGTTCGGCGACGAGCTGCCCGGCCGGGAGATGCGCGTCACCGCGGGAGACCGGATCGCGCTGACCCTCAAGAACCGCCTGCCGCGTCCCACGACGCTGCACTGGCACGGCCTGACGGTGCGCAACGACATGGACGGCGTGCCCGGCGTGACCCAGCGGTCCGTCAGGCCGGGCGCCTCGTTCGACTACCTCTTCGCGGTCACCACCCCCGGCACGCACTGGGTGCATCCGCACTCCGGCCTCCAGCTGGACCGCGGGCTGTACGCGCCACTGATCGTCGACGACCCCAGGGAGCCGCTCTCCTACGACAAGGAGTGGATCGTCCTGCTGGACGACTGGGTCGACGGGGTCGACGGCAGCACCCCCGAATCGGTGCTCAAGGAGCTGCACGGCGGCGTGGACCGCGGGCCCATGGCCCATGGCGAGACCGAGATGGCCCACGACGACGCGAAGGGCGGCGGGGGCGCCCACGCCAGACAGGGCAGGGCAGCCCCGGCCGACGGCCCGTCGCGGCTCCTGAAGGGCGCCCGGAGCAAGATGCTCGGCCACGACGCGGGGGACGTGGACCACCCGTACCACCTGGTCAACGGCCGCATCTCCCGTGACCCGCGGACCTTCCGCGCCAGGCCCGGCGACCGCATCCGGATCCGCTTCATCAACGCGGGCAGCGAGACCGCCTACCGCGTCGCCCTCGGCGACCACCCGATGACCGTGACGCACACCGACGGCTTCCCCGTCGAGCACGCCGAGACCGATGCCCTGCTCATCGGGATGGCCGAGCGCTACGACGTCCTGGTCACGGCCGGGGACGGCGTCTTCCCGCTCACCGTGCTCGCCGAGGGCAAGGGGCGCTCCGCGCTGGGCCTGCTGCGCACCGGCAGCGGCGAGGCGCCCGGCCCGTCCGTCCGGCCCAGGAACCTGTACGGCAGGATCCTGACCGCGGACCGGCTCCGCGCGGCCGAGTCCGTACGGTCCGTGGCACGCCGCCCCGACCGCACCATCGAGATGACCCTCACCGGCACGATGGAGAAGTACGACTGGGCGATCAACGGGAGCCCGTACACGCCGTCCCAGCGGTATCCGGTCGAGGCCGGCGAGCGGGTCCGGATCATCTTCCGCAACCACACCCGGATGTGGCACCCGATGCACCTGCACGGCCACACCTTCGACCTGCCGGACGGCGGCCCCCGCAAGGACACCACGATCCTGCTGCCCGGCCGCCGGGTCGACGTCGACTTCCACGCCGACAACCCCGGTCTGTGGATGGTCCACTGCCACAACATCTACCACTCGGAGTCGGGGATGATGACGATCATCGGCTACCGGAAGAAGTAGCGGCCGGGGGCGGGTGGCAGGTGTTCCGGGGGCGCGTGTGACGGGTGGCCCGGGGCGCGCGGCGGGCGTTCCCGGCGCGTGCCGCGAACGGGTCAGCGGGCCGCCGCCCCGGTCGCGCGTCACCCGCCCGAAGCACGGCCGACACGCCTTCGACCCCCCATTGCGTCAGAAAGACGATTACACTGGCGGAGTGCCTCAACTCCGTCTCGCCCTCAATCAGATCGATTCCTGCGTCGGCGCTCTCGACCGGAACGCCGAGACGATCCTGCGCTGGACGCGGCACGCCGCCGACCAGGGCGCACACCTCGTCGCGTTCCCCGAGATGGCGCTGACCGGATACCCGGTCGAGGACCTCGCGCTGCGCCCCTCGTTCGTCGAGGCGAGCCGCGAGGCGCTGCGGACGCTGGCCGGCCGGCTGGCGTCGCAGGGCCTGGGCGACCTCCCGGTGATCGTCGGCTACCTCGACCGCGGCGCACAGGCCAAGCCGCGCTACGGCCGTCCCGCGGGCGCCCCGCAGAACGCCGCCGCCGTGCTGTACGGGGGCGAGGTCGCGCTGAGCTTCGCCAAGCACCACCTGCCCAACTACGGCGTCTTCGACGAGTACCGCTACTTCGTCCCCGGCGACACCCTGCCCGTCGTACGGGTGCACGGGGTGGATGTCGCGCTCGCCATCTGCGAGGACCTGTGGCAGGACGGCGGCCGGGTGCCGGCCGCGTGCAGCGCGGGCGCCGGGCTGCTGCTCTCGGTCAACGCCTCGCCCTACGAGCGGGACAAGGACGACACCCGGCTGGAGCTGGTCCGCAGGCGGGCCCGGGAGGCCGGCTGCACCACCGCCTATCTGGCGATGATCGGCGGGCAGGACGAGCTGGTCTTCGACGGCGACTCGATCGTCGTCGACAGGGACGGCACGGTGATCGCGCGGGCCCCGCAGTTCGCGGAGGGCTGTGTGCTGGTCGATCTCGACCTGCCCGCCGCGGCGCCGGTGCCCCCCGCGGGCGTGCTGAACGACGGGCTGCGCGTGGACCACCGCACCCTGACGCCCGATCCGCTGCCGCCCTACCCGCCCGAGACCCTCGGCGGTGAGGCCGAGCGCCTCACGGACCTGGAGGAGATCTACACCGCGCTCGTCGTCGGCCTGCGGGCCTATGTCGCCAAGAACGGCTTCCGCAGCGTGGTGCTCGGCCTCTCCGGCGGCATCGATTCGGCGCTGGTCGCCACCCTCGCCTGCGACGCCCTGGGGGCGGAGCATGTGCACGCCGTGGCGATGCCCTCCCGCTACTCGTCGGAGCACTCCCTCACCGACGCCGCCGAACTCGCCCGCCGTACGGGCCTGGCGTTCCGTACGGTGCCGATCGGCCCGATGTTCGACGCCTATATGACGGCGCTGCCGCTGACCGGCCTGGCCGAGGAGAACCTGCAGTCGCGGCTGCGCGGCACCACCCTGATGGCCCTCTCCAACCAGGAGGGCCACCTGGTCCTGGCCCCCGGCAACAAGTCCGAGCTGGCCTGCGGCTATTCGACCCTCTACGGCGACTCGGTGGGCGGCTACGGGCCGATCAAGGACGTGTACAAGTCGGTCGTCTACCAGCTGGCCCACTGGCGCAACCAGGCCGCCGCGGACCGCGGACAGACCCCGCCGATCCCGGAGAACACCCTCACCAAGCCCCCGAGCGCCGAGCTCCGCCCCGGCCAGGTCGACACCGACTCGCTGCCCGACTACGACGTCCTGGACCGCATCCTGGCGCTCTACGTCGACCACGACCGGGGGCGGGAGGACATCACCGCCCAAGGCTTCGACGAGGCCCTGGTGACGCGCGTCCTGCGCATGGTCGACCACGCAGAATACAAGCGCCGCCAGTACCCGCCCGGCCCCAAGATCTCCGCCAAGGGCTTCGGCAAGGACCGCCGGCTGCCCATCACCAACCACTGGCGGGAAGGGGCCTGACGGGGCCCCTCCCCGGCCCGTCAGGCGGTGCGCTCCCCGGCCGGCACCCCCGCGCCCGCGGCCGGCTCCGTCTCCTTCTCGCCGCTGCGGGCCACGATCCGGGAGGCGTCGCCGGTGCCGCGGTCCAGGAGACCTGCCGTCACGGCGACGGCCAGGCCCAGGGCGGCCAGTACCGCGCCGACCAGGGTCGGGGAGGTCCAGCCCCACCCGGCCGCCAGGGCCAGGCCGCCGACCCAGGCGCCGCCGGCGTTGGCGAGGTTGAAGGCGGACTGATTGGAAGCGGCGGCCAGGGTCGGCGCCTGCTGGGCCTTGTTCATGACCAGCATCTGCAGCGGCGTGGTGGTCAGGAAGCCGACGGCTCCGATGAGGACGACCGTCACCAGCGCCGCCCACTTGACCTGGGCGGTGAAGTGGAAGGCGGCCAGCACGAGGGCCAGGGCCGCCAGCGAGCCGTACAGGGTCGGGCGCAGGGCCCGGTCGGTGAGCGGGCCCGCGGCGAGTGCGCCGAGGGTCATCCCGATGCCGAAGAGGGCGAGCACCAGCGGCACCGAGCCCGCCGCGAAGCCGGTGACCTCGGTCATCATCGACGCGAGGTAGCTGTAGACGGCGAAGATCCCGGCGAAGCCGAAGACGGTGGTGAGCAGGCCGAGCAGCACCTGGCGGTTGCCGAGCGCCCGCAGCTCGCTGCCCAGGCCGGTGCGCTCCTCGGCCGGCAGCGGGGGGACCAGCCGGGCCAGGGCGGCCATGGCGACCAGCCCGATGGCGGCCACGATGAGGAAGGTGGCGCGCCAGCCGAACTGCTGGCCCAGGAGGGTCGCGGCCGGGACGCCGATGATGTTCGCGACGGTCAGGCCGAGGAACATCGTGGCGACCGCGCGGGCCTGGCGCCCCTCGCGCACCAGCCGGGCGGCGACCACCGCGCCGACGCCGAAGAACGCGCCGTGCGGGAGCCCGGCCAGCAGCCGGCCGGCGATCAGCAGGCCGAAGGTGGGGGCCAGGGCGGAGGCCAGGTTGCCGACCGTGAAGACCGCCATCAGGCAGACCAGCATCCGCTTGCGCGGGATGCGGGAGCCGAGGGCGGTCAGGAGCGGGGCGCCGATGACGACGCCGAGGGCGTAGGCGGAGACGAGGTAGCCGGCGGTGGGCACGGAGGTGCCCAGATCGTCCGCGACGTCGGGCAGCAGGCCCATCATCACGAATTCCGTGGTGCCGATACCGAAGGCCGAGATCGCGAGCGCGAGCAGAGCCAAGGGCATGAAAGACCTTCCAGGGATTTTGCGTGCGAGCGCGCACGCAGCGCGCGGACCGTAAGTTTCGTTAAGTTCTCTTACGGAACAAAGTCTCTCAGGCTCAGTATTCCGCCCGGAGAACGGGGCGTGACGAACCCGTTTCCGCTCTCCGTCGGCCGCGCGCCCCGCCGTCCGTCAGATCTTCACCGACGCCGCGACCGGAAGGTGGTCGCTGCCGGTCGAGGACATCACCCAGGCCTTGACCGGGTCCATCCCCTTCATCATGATCTGGTCGATCCGGGCCATCGGGAACGCCGCCGGCCAGCTGAAGCCGAAGCCGTCGCCCGCCGCGCCCTGGGCGGAGCGCATCTGCGAGGTGACCGGGGCCAGCGAGCGGTCGTTCATGGTGCCGTTGAGGTCGCCGAGCAGCATGACCTTCTTCTCCGGGTCGGCGGCGATCGCCTCGCCGAGCGCCGCGGCGCTGCCGTCCCGCTGGTTGGCGGTGAAGCCCGCCTCGACCTTGACCCGCACCGACGGCAGATGCGCGACGTAGACCGCGAACTTCTGGCCGTCCTCGGCGGTGACGGTGGCCCGCAGCGCGCGCGTCCAGCCCATCTTGATGTCCACCGGCTTCGCGTCGGACAGCGGGCGCTTGCTCCACAGCCCGACGGTGCCCTCGACCGAGTGGTACGGGTACGCCTTCGCCAGCCCCTGACGGTAGGCGGGCAGCGCCTCGCCGGTCAGCTCCTCCAGGGCCACCACATCGGCGCCGGAGGCCACGATGTCCCTGGCGGTCGCCGCCGGGTCCGGGTTCTCGGCGTTGACGTTGTGGGTGGCGACCGTCAGATTGCCGCCGTTGCCCGCCTTGTCGGTGATCTGCCCGCCGAAGAGGTTGACCCAGGCGAAGACGGGCAGCACCAGCGCCAGGAGCGCGGTCGCCGAGCGGCGCAGCACCGCGACGACGAGCAGCAGCGGGATGCACAGGCCCAGCCACGGCAGGAAGGTCTCCAGCAGACTGCCCAGATTTCCCACGGTGTTGGGGATCTGTGCATGCAGCATCATCAACAGGCCGAGCAGGACCGCGAGTACCGCGAGCACGATGCCGCGCCGCCACATGCCCTCGGGACGCCACCAGTTCCGCAGGCGGTCGGCCCGGGAACCGGCCTGCCCGGGGTTGTGCCCCTGTCCCGGCTCCGTCATATATGCCTGCGCCATGTAGCTGTCCTCACTGCCTTGCTCCGCTGCGCCTCACCTGTGGTCTCCGACCCTAGGCGATGGTCCGTAATGCGCTTTCTTAGAAGTGAGGACGGCGCGGTGGCGGGTCGGGGTTCCGGTGCCGGGGCTCGTCACCGCGGCTGTGACAGAACGGGCATGATCCGGTCATACGGAGGGTGCGTCCGCCCGCGGTTCCGGCGCGGGCGGCCTGCTCCCAAGGCCGCCCGCGGGCGGCGGAGTTCGGCCCGCGGCCGCGTCCGTCGCCGGCCGTACGCCCTCCAGGACCAGGTCGACGAGGTCCGCCGAGAGGCACTCGGGCGGTTCCTTCCGTTCCTGGAGGAGGGCGCGGGCCAGCAGCGGGCCGACGAAGAGATCGGCGATGGCCTCCAGGTCCCGGTCGGTGCGGATCTCACCGTTCGCCACCCCGCGCCGGAGCACCCCGAGCAGCGCCTCGTGGCGGGCCCGTACGACCGTGTCGTGGTACTCCGCCCACAGTTCGGGCTGGGCCCGGACATGGCCGATGAGCATGCGCAGCAGCGCGGAGCCGCGCCGTGCGAGTCCGCGGCGGCGCAGGAACTCCAGCAGGGCGACCAGGTCGTCGCGTACCGAGGTGCCGTCCAGCGACGGGCCCGGGACGTCCAGGGACCGCATGACGTCGAGCAGCAGGGCGCTCCTGCCCGGCCAGCGGCGGTAGACCGTGGCCTTGCCGACGCCTGCCTCGCGGGCGATGCGCTCCATGGACAGCTCGCCTATGGAGGCACCGTCCTCGATCAGGCGCAGTACGGCCTCGATGATGGCGGAGTCGGCCGCGGCGCTGCGCGGCCGGCCGCGGCGCCCGGGGGCCGCCGGACCCGGCCGCTCCCCCACCGCCCCGCACTCCGCCGCCCCTCTCATCGCTCCGCGCCCGCCTTCCGCTCCTCCTGCGGCTGTGCCGCCCGCGGCGCCGGGGGCACCTTCCCCGGCAGGAAGGCCGCGGCCACCACGAGCCCGAGCAGGGCGACGGCGGCCGAGCCGAGCGCGGTGATGTGCATGGCGTGGAGGAAGGCGTCGTCGGCGGCGGTGATCAGCGGCCGGCCCGCCGGGCCCATCGCCTCGGCGAGGCCGTGGGTCGCCTCGATGGATTCACCGGCCGCGTGCCGGGCGGCAGCCGGTACGCCCGGCAGGGCGTCGAGCTCGTCCTGGATGCCGTCGCGGTAGCTCGTCGACAGCAGGGAGCCGAGGACGGCGACGCCGAGGGTGCCGCCGACCTGCCGGAAGACGTTGTTGAGCGCCGAACCGGAACCGGCCTTCTCCCGGGGCAGCGCCTGCATGACGGCGACCGTGGCCGGCGGCATGATGTGCGCCATCCCGGCGCCCTGCAGGAAGAACAGCGCCTCCAGGACCCAGATCGGGGTACGGGCGTCCAGCAGCAGCATGCCCGACATGGTGACGGCCACCACGAACATGCTGAAGGTGCACACCGCACGGGCGCCGTAGCGCTGCACGGCGAGCCGGGCCCGTGGCGCGAAGATCGTCTGGGCGGCGGCCAGCGGCAGGAACAGCATCCCGGCCTGCAGCGGGGTGTAGCCGCGCACGCTCTGGATGTAGAAGACGGTGAAGAACGCGACCCCCATCAGCGCGAAGAAGACCAGCGCGATGGCGGCGATGGCGGCCGAGAAGGCGGGGTTGCGGAAGTAGCTGATGTCGATGGACGGATGGTCGCTGTGCTTCTGGTGCACCACGAAGACCAGCAGCACCGACAGGCCGCCGGTGATCGGGCCGACCACCTGCGGGCCGGTGAAGTCGGCGAGCTGACCGCCCTTGATGATGCCGTAGACCAGCAGGACCAGCCCGACGACGGACAGCAGCACCCCGAGCGGGTCCAGCCGGCCCGGGTCGGGGTCCCGGGAGTCGGGCACCAGGACCAGCATCGCGATCAGCGAGACCACCACGACCGGCGCGTTGATCATGAAGACCGAGCCCCACCAGAAGTGGGCGAGCAGAAAGCCGCCGGCGATCGGGCCGACCGCGATGGCCAGCCCCACCCCGCCCGCCCAGATGCCGATCGCCCGGGGCTGCTCGTCGTGCTCGAAGACGTTCATCAGGATGGCGAGGGTGGCCGGCATGACCAGGGCGCCGCCCACGCCCATCACGGCGCGGAAGGTGATCAGTTCGGCGGGCGACTGGGAAATGCCGGCGCACACCGATCCGGCGCCGAATACCGCCAGGCCGACCAGCAGCACCTTCTTGCGGCCGAGACGGTCGCCGAGCAGGCCCGCGGTGAACAGCAGACCGGCGAAGACCAGCGTGTAGGAGTTGATCGCCCACTCCAGCTCGCTCTGGGTGGCGCCCAGGCCGACGGGGGCCGGGGTCGCGATCGTCTTCATGGCGACGTTGAGGATCGAGTTGTCCAGCACCACGATCAGCAGGCTGAGCATGAGGGTGTACAGGACCGCCCAGCGGCGGCGGTGGATGCGTTCCGGGATCTGTGGGGCCGACGGTGCGCCCGGGGTGCTGGAGGAGGTGGCCATGGCCGGACCCTAGGCATCTTCCGATACGGGACCGTTCCGTATGGGAGAGCCACGCGGGCGGGACCCGTCTTCCGGGCGAAGCAAGACCGGTCACACCCGCTCCCCGTTTCCTTTGTGCGCGGGCCGTGCCAGCATGGTGGGGAGTCCGGGGACGCCGTCAGGGTGCCTCGAGATGACGAACAGGAGCCGTCACCATGACGCAGCTTTCGCCTGCCCAGAAGCCGGTCGACAAGTCGCTGTACGGAGGGTCGGGCTCGCGCCGGATCACCGTCCGCGACATCGCCGCCGCCAAGGCGCGCGACGAGAAGTGGCCGATGCTGACCGCCTACGACGCGATGACCGCCTCCGTCTTCGACGAGGCCGGCATCCCCGTCCTGCTCGTCGGTGACTCGATGGGCAACTGCCACCTCGGTTACGAATCCACCGTGCCGGTCACCATGGACGAGATCACCCTGCTGTCCGCGGCGGTCGTCCGGGGCACCAAGCGCGCGCTCGTCGTCGGAGATCTGCCCTTCGGCTCGTACCAGGAGGGCCCGGTGCAGGCGCTGCGCAGCGCCACCCGCCTGGTGAAGGAAGCCGGGGTGGGCGCCGTCAAGCTGGAGGGCGGCGAGCGCTCCGCGGACCAGGTGGAGCTGCTGGTCTCGTCCGGCATCCCGGTGATGGCACACGTCGGGCTGACCCCCCAGTCGGTCAACGCCTACGGCGGCTACCCCGTCCAGGGCCGCGGCGAGGAGGCCGCCCAGCAACTGCTGCGGGACGCGAAGGCCGTGCAGGACGCCGGCGCCTTCGCGGTCGTCCTGGAGGCCGTACCCGCCGAGCTGGCCGCCGAGGTCACCCGTTCGCTCGCCATCCCGACCGTCGGCATCGGCGCGGGCCTGGACTGCGACGCCCAGGTACTGGTGTGGACCGACATGGCCGGCATGACCGCCGGCCGGGTACCGAAGTTCGTCAAGCAGTACCTCCAGATGCGGGAGCTGCTCGGCAACGCGGCCAAGGCGTTCGCCGAGGAGGTCGTCACCGGCGAGTTCCCGGCGGAGCCGCACACGTTCCACTAAGCGGCCCACGTTTTTGTCTTTTCCGCCGTGGGGGGTTGCTCGCCGTTTGTCGCCCGCTAACGCGGTGCGCTCGCCGTTTCGCCTGGCGGCGGGCCGGTCCGTTGCGCTTTGCCTCGCCTCGTTTTGGGCTGTCCCGTCATTGCGCCTGGCGGCGGGCGGGGTCCGCTGCGCGGGGCTGTGGGTGCGGTGACGGACCTCCGGGGCAGGGGTGTGGGACTGCTTCGCTTTACGTCCCACACCCCTGCCCCTCCGGCCCGTCCCCTCCCGTGGGTGGAGTGAGTGACGGGTGAGTGGGGGCGGGCCACCCATCACCGCTTCTCTGCAGCCCACGAGCCGCACCGGACCACCTACGTGCACTCCCACCACCGTTTTTCCCTCCCACCCACGGGAGGGGACGGGTCGGAGCGGGTGGGGGTGTCCGGACGTAAAGCGAAGCAGTCCGGACACCCCCACCCGCGCAGACCCGTCACCGCACCCCGACAGCCCCGCGCAGCGGCCCCGCCCGCCGCAGGCGCAACGACGGGCGCACCGCGTTAGCGGGCGACAAACGGCGAGCAACCACCACGGCGGGAAAGCCAAAAACGAGCCGAGACAAAGCGCAGCGGCCGCGCACCGCGTCAGCGGGCGACACACGGCGAGCAACCACCACGGCGCCAAAGACAAAAACGTGGGAAGAAAGCAAAGCGCAGCTGTCGGCGACCTGTCGGTGCCTTGTCGGTGGCGGCTGACACGCTAACCGCATGACGCGACAGACGATAACCACCAAGGGCGGGAACGCCGTGGAGGTGCGCGGTCTGGTCAAGCACTTCGGGGCGGTCAAGGCCGTCGACGGGGTGGACCTGGACGTGAAGGAAGGCACCGTGCTCGGTGTGCTCGGCCCCAACGGCGCCGGCAAGACGACGCTCGTGCGGTGCTTGTCCACCCTCCTCGTGCCGGACGCCGGCCGTGCCGTCGTGGCCGGCTTCGACGTGGTGCGCCAGCCCCGCGCGCTGCGCCGCACCATCGGCCTGACCGGGCAGTACGCCTCGGTCGACGAAAAGCTCTCCGGCTGGGAGAACCTCTACATGATCGGGCGGCTGCTCGATCTGTCCCGTAAGGACTCCCGCCGGCGCGCGGACGAGATGCTGGAACGGTTCTCGCTGACCGAGGCCGCCAAGCGGCCCGCCGCCAAGTACTCCGGCGGTATGCGCCGCCGGCTCGACCTCGCCGCCTCGATGATCGGCCGGCCGGCCGTGCTCTACCTGGACGAGCCGACGACCGGACTGGACCCCCGTACCCGTAACGAGGTGTGGCAGGAGGTCCAGCAGATGGTGCGCGAGGGCGCGACCGTGCTGCTGACCACGCAGTACATGGAAGAGGCCGAGCAGTTGGCGAACGAGCTGACGGTCATCGACCGCGGCCGGGTGATCGCCGAGGGGAAGGTCGACGAGCTCAAGGCCAAGGTCGGCGGGCGGACGCTGCAGATCCGGCCGTCGGACCCCGGCGAGCTGGACCGGGTGGCGGGGGCCGTCGCGCAGGCCGGTCTGGACGGCATCGCGGGCGCCACGGCTGACCACGACGAGGGTGTGGTCAATGTACCGATCATCAGTGACGAGCAGTTGACCGCGGTGGTGAACGTGCTCGGCCGGCAGGGCATCGCGCTCGCCGGGATCAGCACCCATCTGCCCAGCCTGGACGAGGTGTTCCTGGCCATCACCGGCCAGAAGACCTCCGAGGCCGCGTCCGAGGAGACCATGGACCAGCAGTACGCGGAGGTTTCGGCATGAGCGCGGCGACGATGACGGCGCCACGGCTGAAGGCCGGCGCGGACGAGGGCCGGATCGGCGTCCGCGCCAATCTGCGGCACATCGGCGCGCTGGTGCGGCGCAACGTCCTGCAGATCAAGCAGGACCCGGAGTCGATGTTCGACGCCCTGCTGATGCCGATCATCTTCATCCTGCTGTTCACCTATGTGTTCGGCGGCGCCATCGCCGGCAAGGGCAATCAGCACGCCTACGTGCAGCATCTGGTGCCCGGCATGATGGCGATGATGGGCATGAACATCGCCATGGCGGTGGGCACGGGCGTCAACGAGGACTTCCGCAAGGGCGTCATGGACCGCTTCCGGACCATGCCGATAGCCCGGTCCTCGGTCCTGATAGCCAAGATCGTCGTCGAGATCGGCCGGATGCTGATCGCCACCGCGATCCTGCTCGGCATGGGCTTCCTGCTGGGCCTGGAGATCAAGGGCAGCATGCTCGCCTTCCTCGCCTCGATCGTGCTGTCCACGGCCTTCGGGGCGGCCCTGATGTGGATCTTCATCCTGCTGGGGCTCGCCATGAAGACCCCGCAGGCGGTCCAGGGTGTGGCGATGCTGGTGCTGATGCCGCTGCAGTTCGGCTCGTCGATCTTCACGCCGACGACGAAGATGCCGGGCTGGCTGAAGGGGTTCACCGAGGTCAACCCGCTCTCCAACCTGGCGGACGCGGCCCGCGCGCTGATCAACGGC is a window of Streptomyces caniferus DNA encoding:
- a CDS encoding multicopper oxidase family protein → MRTHSRRTLFGAGIAVAGSGLLSACATGKTGSGMDGMNGMYGTAPSTGPDGRTPSGYVSPDGPEVAEAERRRGSGPVRRFSLTATETRLDLGGRTVHTWAFGDELPGREMRVTAGDRIALTLKNRLPRPTTLHWHGLTVRNDMDGVPGVTQRSVRPGASFDYLFAVTTPGTHWVHPHSGLQLDRGLYAPLIVDDPREPLSYDKEWIVLLDDWVDGVDGSTPESVLKELHGGVDRGPMAHGETEMAHDDAKGGGGAHARQGRAAPADGPSRLLKGARSKMLGHDAGDVDHPYHLVNGRISRDPRTFRARPGDRIRIRFINAGSETAYRVALGDHPMTVTHTDGFPVEHAETDALLIGMAERYDVLVTAGDGVFPLTVLAEGKGRSALGLLRTGSGEAPGPSVRPRNLYGRILTADRLRAAESVRSVARRPDRTIEMTLTGTMEKYDWAINGSPYTPSQRYPVEAGERVRIIFRNHTRMWHPMHLHGHTFDLPDGGPRKDTTILLPGRRVDVDFHADNPGLWMVHCHNIYHSESGMMTIIGYRKK
- a CDS encoding NAD+ synthase, translated to MPQLRLALNQIDSCVGALDRNAETILRWTRHAADQGAHLVAFPEMALTGYPVEDLALRPSFVEASREALRTLAGRLASQGLGDLPVIVGYLDRGAQAKPRYGRPAGAPQNAAAVLYGGEVALSFAKHHLPNYGVFDEYRYFVPGDTLPVVRVHGVDVALAICEDLWQDGGRVPAACSAGAGLLLSVNASPYERDKDDTRLELVRRRAREAGCTTAYLAMIGGQDELVFDGDSIVVDRDGTVIARAPQFAEGCVLVDLDLPAAAPVPPAGVLNDGLRVDHRTLTPDPLPPYPPETLGGEAERLTDLEEIYTALVVGLRAYVAKNGFRSVVLGLSGGIDSALVATLACDALGAEHVHAVAMPSRYSSEHSLTDAAELARRTGLAFRTVPIGPMFDAYMTALPLTGLAEENLQSRLRGTTLMALSNQEGHLVLAPGNKSELACGYSTLYGDSVGGYGPIKDVYKSVVYQLAHWRNQAAADRGQTPPIPENTLTKPPSAELRPGQVDTDSLPDYDVLDRILALYVDHDRGREDITAQGFDEALVTRVLRMVDHAEYKRRQYPPGPKISAKGFGKDRRLPITNHWREGA
- a CDS encoding MFS transporter, which codes for MPLALLALAISAFGIGTTEFVMMGLLPDVADDLGTSVPTAGYLVSAYALGVVIGAPLLTALGSRIPRKRMLVCLMAVFTVGNLASALAPTFGLLIAGRLLAGLPHGAFFGVGAVVAARLVREGRQARAVATMFLGLTVANIIGVPAATLLGQQFGWRATFLIVAAIGLVAMAALARLVPPLPAEERTGLGSELRALGNRQVLLGLLTTVFGFAGIFAVYSYLASMMTEVTGFAAGSVPLVLALFGIGMTLGALAAGPLTDRALRPTLYGSLAALALVLAAFHFTAQVKWAALVTVVLIGAVGFLTTTPLQMLVMNKAQQAPTLAAASNQSAFNLANAGGAWVGGLALAAGWGWTSPTLVGAVLAALGLAVAVTAGLLDRGTGDASRIVARSGEKETEPAAGAGVPAGERTA
- a CDS encoding endonuclease/exonuclease/phosphatase family protein, encoding MTEPGQGHNPGQAGSRADRLRNWWRPEGMWRRGIVLAVLAVLLGLLMMLHAQIPNTVGNLGSLLETFLPWLGLCIPLLLVVAVLRRSATALLALVLPVFAWVNLFGGQITDKAGNGGNLTVATHNVNAENPDPAATARDIVASGADVVALEELTGEALPAYRQGLAKAYPYHSVEGTVGLWSKRPLSDAKPVDIKMGWTRALRATVTAEDGQKFAVYVAHLPSVRVKVEAGFTANQRDGSAAALGEAIAADPEKKVMLLGDLNGTMNDRSLAPVTSQMRSAQGAAGDGFGFSWPAAFPMARIDQIMMKGMDPVKAWVMSSTGSDHLPVAASVKI
- a CDS encoding TetR/AcrR family transcriptional regulator — its product is MRGAAECGAVGERPGPAAPGRRGRPRSAAADSAIIEAVLRLIEDGASIGELSMERIAREAGVGKATVYRRWPGRSALLLDVMRSLDVPGPSLDGTSVRDDLVALLEFLRRRGLARRGSALLRMLIGHVRAQPELWAEYHDTVVRARHEALLGVLRRGVANGEIRTDRDLEAIADLFVGPLLARALLQERKEPPECLSADLVDLVLEGVRPATDAAAGRTPPPAGGLGSRPPAPEPRADAPSV
- a CDS encoding MFS transporter; translated protein: MATSSSTPGAPSAPQIPERIHRRRWAVLYTLMLSLLIVVLDNSILNVAMKTIATPAPVGLGATQSELEWAINSYTLVFAGLLFTAGLLGDRLGRKKVLLVGLAVFGAGSVCAGISQSPAELITFRAVMGVGGALVMPATLAILMNVFEHDEQPRAIGIWAGGVGLAIAVGPIAGGFLLAHFWWGSVFMINAPVVVVSLIAMLVLVPDSRDPDPGRLDPLGVLLSVVGLVLLVYGIIKGGQLADFTGPQVVGPITGGLSVLLVFVVHQKHSDHPSIDISYFRNPAFSAAIAAIALVFFALMGVAFFTVFYIQSVRGYTPLQAGMLFLPLAAAQTIFAPRARLAVQRYGARAVCTFSMFVVAVTMSGMLLLDARTPIWVLEALFFLQGAGMAHIMPPATVAVMQALPREKAGSGSALNNVFRQVGGTLGVAVLGSLLSTSYRDGIQDELDALPGVPAAARHAAGESIEATHGLAEAMGPAGRPLITAADDAFLHAMHITALGSAAVALLGLVVAAAFLPGKVPPAPRAAQPQEERKAGAER
- the panB gene encoding 3-methyl-2-oxobutanoate hydroxymethyltransferase yields the protein MTQLSPAQKPVDKSLYGGSGSRRITVRDIAAAKARDEKWPMLTAYDAMTASVFDEAGIPVLLVGDSMGNCHLGYESTVPVTMDEITLLSAAVVRGTKRALVVGDLPFGSYQEGPVQALRSATRLVKEAGVGAVKLEGGERSADQVELLVSSGIPVMAHVGLTPQSVNAYGGYPVQGRGEEAAQQLLRDAKAVQDAGAFAVVLEAVPAELAAEVTRSLAIPTVGIGAGLDCDAQVLVWTDMAGMTAGRVPKFVKQYLQMRELLGNAAKAFAEEVVTGEFPAEPHTFH
- a CDS encoding ATP-binding cassette domain-containing protein, whose amino-acid sequence is MTRQTITTKGGNAVEVRGLVKHFGAVKAVDGVDLDVKEGTVLGVLGPNGAGKTTLVRCLSTLLVPDAGRAVVAGFDVVRQPRALRRTIGLTGQYASVDEKLSGWENLYMIGRLLDLSRKDSRRRADEMLERFSLTEAAKRPAAKYSGGMRRRLDLAASMIGRPAVLYLDEPTTGLDPRTRNEVWQEVQQMVREGATVLLTTQYMEEAEQLANELTVIDRGRVIAEGKVDELKAKVGGRTLQIRPSDPGELDRVAGAVAQAGLDGIAGATADHDEGVVNVPIISDEQLTAVVNVLGRQGIALAGISTHLPSLDEVFLAITGQKTSEAASEETMDQQYAEVSA